In one Corythoichthys intestinalis isolate RoL2023-P3 chromosome 16, ASM3026506v1, whole genome shotgun sequence genomic region, the following are encoded:
- the gps1 gene encoding COP9 signalosome complex subunit 1 — protein sequence MPLPVQVFNFQGAVEPMQIDADPQEDQQNAPDTNYTVDNPTLDLEQYATSYSGLMRIERLQFIAEHCPQLRVEALKMALTFVQRTFNVDTYEEVYRRLSDATREVQGVPEVPPEGGVAPPPLDSAWAESTRKKALLKLEKLDTDLKNYKGNSIKESIRRGHDDLGDHYLDCGDLSNALKCYSRARDYCTSAKHVINMCLNVIKVSVYLQNWSHVLSYVNKAESTPEIAEQRGERDSQNQAVLTKLKCAAGLAELASRKYKPAAKCFLQASFDHCDCPELLSPSNVAVYGGLCALATFDRQELQRNVISSSSFKLFLELEPQIRDIIFKFYESKYASCLKLLDEMKDNLLLDMYLAPHVRTLYSQIRNRALIQYFSPYVSADMTKMAQAFNTTVAALEDELTQLILEGLINARIDSHSKILYARDVDQRSTTFEKSLHMGKEFQRRAKAMILRAAVLRNQIHVKSPPREGSQGELTPANSQTRMSTNM from the exons GGGGCTGTGGAACCTATGCAGATTGATGCAGATCCTCAGGAGGACCAGCAGAATGCTCCAGACACGAACTACACAGTGGACAACCCAACGCTG GATCTTGAACAGTATGCGACCAGTTACAGTGGACTCATGCGTATCGAGAGACTCCAGTTTATTGCGGAACATTGCCCACAGCTCCGAGTGGAAGCTCTGAAGATGGCTCTAACCTTTGTACAAAGGACCTTCAACGTTGACACTTATGAAGAGGTCTATCGCAGACTATCGGATGCCACACG GGAAGTACAAGGTGTACCAGAGGTACCTCCTGAGGGCGGGGTGGCCCCCCCTCCTTTAGATTCAGCATGGGCAGAGTCCACCAGGAAGAAGGCCCTGCTTAAATTGGAGAAACTGGACACTGATCTGAAGAATTACAAAGGAAATTCAATTAAAGAGAGCATTAG GAGGGGACATGATGACCTGGGGGATCATTACTTGGACTGTGGTGACCtcagtaatgcactcaagtgctaTTCTCGAGCTAGGGACTACTGCACCAGTGCTAAACATGTCATTAACATGTGCCTGAATGTAATCAAG GTTAGCGTTTATCTCCAGAACTGGTCCCATGTACTGAGCTATGTCAATAAGGCAGAATCCACACCAGAGATTGCAGAG CAACGAGGAGAACGAGACAGCCAAAATCAGGCAGTTCTTACCAAATTAAAGTGTGCTGCAG gcCTGGCAGAACTGGCTTCTCGAAAATACAAACCGGCTGCCAAGTGCTTCCTGCAGGCTTCCTTTGACCACTGTGACTGTCCAGAG CTTTTGTCACCTAGTAATGTAGCAGTCTATGGAGGTTTATGTGCTCTGGCCACGTTTGACAGACAGGAGCTCCAACGCAACGTCATTTCGAGCAG ctCTTTTAAGTTATTTCTAGAATTAGAACCTCAAATTCGTGATATCATCTTTAAATTCTATGAATCCAAATACGCATCTTGTCTCAAGCTCCTGGATGAAATGAAG GATAATCTTCTGTTGGACATGTACTTGGCCCCACACGTCCGGACACTTTACAGCCAAATCAGAAACAGAGCCCTTATCCAG TATTTCAGCCCTTACGTGTCAGCAGACATGACTAAGATGGCTCAAGCGTTCAATACAACAGTGGCGGCCCTAGAAGATGAGCTCACCCAGCTCATCCTGGAGGGGCTCATCAATGCACGTATTGATTCCCATAGCAAG ATTCTGTATGCGAGGGATGTGGACCAGAGAAGTACCACATTTGAGAAATCGCTCCACATGGGCAAAGAGTTCCAGAGACGAGCCAAAGCCATGATCCTCAGAGCAGCTGTTCTTCGCAATCAGATCCATGTCAAG TCTCCTCCCAGAGAAGGGAGTCAAGGTGAACTGACACCAGCCAACAGTCAAACGAGAATGAGCACCAACATGTGA